The following are encoded in a window of uncultured Pseudomonas sp. genomic DNA:
- the pilO gene encoding type 4a pilus biogenesis protein PilO → MSLNDSLESLRQIDLNDLDFNNVGSWPAAVKFIAGALLLVVVVALGYNFHLKDLQASLEGKQAEEVSLKEQFSSKAFQAANLDAYKEQMQEMEVSFGALLKQLPSDTEVPGLLEDITRTGLGSGLEFEEIKLLPEAAQQFYIELPIQITVVGAYHDLATFVSGVASLPRIVTLHDFDLVPANDNSSSKLRMSILAKTYRYNDKGEVQ, encoded by the coding sequence ATGAGTCTTAATGATTCCTTAGAAAGTCTGCGCCAAATTGATTTGAATGATCTTGATTTTAATAACGTTGGCTCGTGGCCTGCGGCAGTAAAATTTATTGCGGGTGCTTTGCTGCTGGTGGTGGTGGTTGCGTTGGGCTACAACTTTCACCTTAAAGACTTGCAAGCTAGTTTAGAAGGCAAGCAAGCTGAAGAGGTGTCCCTGAAGGAGCAGTTCTCAAGTAAGGCTTTTCAAGCGGCAAATTTAGATGCCTATAAAGAGCAAATGCAAGAGATGGAGGTGTCGTTTGGTGCGCTGCTGAAACAGTTGCCGAGTGATACCGAGGTTCCCGGCTTGCTTGAAGATATAACCCGGACCGGGTTGGGGAGCGGTTTGGAGTTCGAAGAGATTAAACTTCTGCCTGAGGCGGCTCAGCAGTTTTATATCGAACTCCCTATACAGATTACAGTTGTGGGTGCCTATCACGACTTGGCGACCTTTGTCAGCGGTGTTGCGAGTCTTCCGCGAATTGTTACGCTGCATGACTTTGATCTTGTCCCGGCTAATGATAATAGTTCTTCTAAGTTGCGAATGAGCATATTGGCCAAGACTTATCGTTATAACGATAAGGGGGAAGTTCAGTGA
- a CDS encoding PilN domain-containing protein: MARINLLPWREQLREERKQRFLVTLAGVFIVAAGAVFLGDQYLSGAIEQQDARNEFVRKEIAVLDARIKEISELKTRRQQLLERMKIIQDLQGNRPIIGRVFDQLVRTLPDGVHFTGVKMTVKNIAIVGAAESNNRVSNLMRNLDASEWLTAPNLTEVKSVTAGAVDQANVFQLSVQQTQPALAAEGAAQ; the protein is encoded by the coding sequence ATGGCGCGGATTAACTTACTCCCCTGGCGTGAGCAATTACGCGAAGAGCGTAAACAGCGTTTTTTGGTAACGCTTGCTGGTGTATTCATTGTGGCGGCTGGTGCTGTATTTCTAGGTGACCAGTACCTCAGCGGTGCGATCGAGCAGCAAGACGCGCGGAATGAATTTGTTCGTAAAGAAATCGCTGTCTTGGATGCGCGGATCAAAGAAATTAGCGAGCTTAAAACTCGTCGCCAGCAGCTTCTTGAGCGCATGAAGATTATTCAGGATCTGCAGGGTAATCGGCCGATTATCGGTCGTGTCTTCGATCAGTTGGTTCGTACGCTGCCAGACGGTGTGCATTTTACTGGCGTGAAAATGACAGTGAAAAATATCGCTATCGTGGGTGCGGCCGAGTCGAATAACCGTGTATCGAACCTGATGCGTAACCTGGATGCTTCTGAGTGGTTGACGGCGCCAAACCTCACCGAGGTTAAATCTGTAACAGCGGGGGCGGTTGATCAAGCGAATGTCTTTCAATTAAGTGTGCAGCAGACCCAGCCTGCGCTCGCTGCAGAGGGGGCTGCGCAATGA
- a CDS encoding pilus assembly protein PilM: protein MLGLFNKKANTLLGIDISSTSVKLLELSRSGSRYKVEAYAVEPLPPNAVVEKNIADLEGVGQALSRVLAKSKSGVKTVAVAVAGSAVITKTIEMEAGLSDDELENQLKIEADQYIPYPLEEVAIDFEVQGESARNADRVEVLLAACRKENVEVREAALALAGFTAKVVDVEAYALERAYSLLVDQLGGGRDELTVAVVDIGATMTTLSVLHNGRTIYTREQLFGGKQLTEEIQRRYGLSVEEAGLAKKQGGLPDDYDSEVLQPFKEAVVQQVARSLQFFFAAGQFNDVDYILLAGGTASIPDLDRLIQQKIGTQTLVANPFAEMALSGKVNAGALASDAPALMIACGLAMRSFD, encoded by the coding sequence GTGCTAGGGCTCTTCAATAAGAAAGCGAATACGCTACTCGGGATCGATATCAGTTCGACCTCCGTCAAGCTCCTCGAATTGAGCCGCTCCGGAAGCCGCTACAAAGTAGAGGCTTACGCAGTCGAGCCGCTCCCGCCAAACGCTGTGGTCGAAAAGAACATTGCCGACCTAGAAGGCGTGGGGCAGGCCCTTTCACGTGTGCTCGCCAAATCCAAGAGCGGTGTAAAAACCGTTGCGGTGGCTGTGGCCGGATCAGCAGTGATTACCAAAACTATCGAGATGGAAGCCGGGCTTTCTGACGATGAACTGGAAAATCAGCTGAAGATCGAGGCCGATCAGTACATTCCTTATCCGTTGGAGGAGGTTGCGATCGATTTCGAGGTTCAGGGTGAATCTGCACGCAATGCTGATCGGGTTGAAGTGTTGCTTGCCGCTTGCCGCAAAGAGAATGTTGAGGTTCGCGAGGCTGCTTTAGCGCTTGCTGGATTCACCGCCAAAGTGGTTGACGTTGAAGCCTATGCGCTTGAGCGTGCATACAGCTTGCTGGTTGATCAGCTTGGCGGGGGGCGTGACGAGTTGACTGTGGCGGTTGTTGATATTGGCGCAACCATGACCACGCTCAGCGTCCTGCATAACGGTCGGACTATCTACACCCGTGAGCAACTGTTTGGTGGCAAGCAACTCACCGAGGAAATTCAGCGTCGTTATGGGCTCTCTGTTGAAGAGGCAGGTCTTGCCAAGAAGCAGGGCGGCTTGCCGGATGACTATGACAGCGAAGTACTGCAGCCATTTAAAGAGGCTGTGGTTCAGCAGGTTGCTCGCTCCCTGCAATTCTTCTTCGCCGCGGGGCAGTTCAACGATGTCGATTACATCCTGCTAGCGGGTGGTACGGCTTCAATTCCGGACCTTGATCGCTTGATCCAGCAAAAAATAGGCACCCAAACATTGGTCGCCAATCCATTCGCTGAGATGGCGCTGAGTGGCAAGGTTAATGCCGGTGCACTCGCCAGTGACGCACCGGCCTTGATGATTGCCTGCGGTCTGGCGATGAGGAGTTTTGACTAA
- the pilP gene encoding type 4a pilus biogenesis lipoprotein PilP yields the protein MKSVFVLSFLIVSGCDGRGGFSDLQAYMDEVRARPKGEIEPLPTFQPYESFTYSAAALRSPFQPPVKLEMADRQKGSKDVKPDEARTKQFLEGFNIETFVMVGTLANDSGAFALVSGAGGVHRVRVGDYLGRNHGRILAIDESRVDVIEIVPDGEGGWLERPRSLSLKERS from the coding sequence ATGAAGTCTGTTTTTGTTTTGTCATTTTTGATTGTCTCTGGTTGCGATGGGCGCGGTGGCTTTTCTGATCTTCAAGCCTATATGGATGAAGTGCGAGCGCGTCCTAAGGGGGAGATCGAACCGCTGCCGACGTTTCAGCCTTATGAAAGCTTTACATACAGCGCTGCAGCGCTGAGAAGTCCGTTTCAGCCGCCGGTTAAGCTGGAGATGGCTGATAGGCAGAAAGGTTCTAAGGATGTGAAGCCCGATGAGGCGCGCACAAAGCAGTTTCTTGAAGGGTTTAATATCGAAACCTTTGTGATGGTCGGTACCTTGGCGAATGATTCCGGCGCATTTGCGTTGGTCAGTGGCGCGGGTGGCGTTCACCGGGTTCGAGTCGGTGACTACTTAGGCCGTAATCATGGTCGAATACTTGCCATAGACGAATCAAGGGTTGATGTAATTGAAATCGTTCCGGATGGCGAGGGTGGTTGGTTAGAGCGGCCGCGTAGCTTGTCCCTTAAGGAGCGCTCTTAA
- a CDS encoding penicillin-binding protein 1A, producing MMRLLRFLCWSCLAAFCGVVLSFSGAFLYLSPSLPSVESLRSIQLQIPLRVYSSDAKLIAEFGEMRRSPIAFADIPEDFIGALLSAEDDNFANHYGVDLSSLMRAATQILKSGQIQSGGSTITMQVAKNFFLTSEKSFSRKINEILLALQIERELSKDEILELYVNKIYLGNRAYGIEAAAQVYYGKSIRETSLAQMAMIAGLPKAPSRFNPLVNPARSMERRDWILGRMYSLGRIDKQHYEEALAEPINVSYHVPTPELVAPYIAEMARAEMVGRYGSEAYTEGFNVTTTVPSDLQQAANNAVREGLISYDQRHGYRGPESRLPGMTKEHWLSELNKQTSLGGLEPAIVTSVEKSGIMVLLRNGEEHAVAWDSMKWARPFLNTNSIGPRPQQPADVSQIGDLIRVQRQADDSLRFVQLPAAQSALVSLDPDNGAIRALVGGFSFEQSNYNRAVQAKRQPGSSFKPFVYSAALDKGYTAATLVNDAPIVFAEDPQSQVWRPKNDNNTFLGPIRLREALYRSRNLVSIRLLQDLGIDSTLSYIERFGFEKKDLPPNLSLALGTASLTPMEIAEGWSVFASGGYKTEPYLIERIEDRTGKQLFNANPAQTPASATLRAERGNTEQLNGDEQALPEPVLAEQIIDERTAYIMTSLLQDVIKRGTGRRAMALGRDDLAGKTGTTNESKDSWFSGYNADYITTVWAGFDQPESLGRNEYGGTVALPIWMSYMAAALKDKPSHVLPEPEGILSLRIDPHSGRAATPDTPNAYFELFKSEDSPPPMGEFEPGMYIPGSPLPADQVAPIDLF from the coding sequence TTGATGCGTCTTTTGCGTTTTCTTTGCTGGTCTTGCCTCGCCGCTTTTTGTGGCGTGGTGCTCAGTTTCAGCGGAGCCTTCCTCTATCTTAGCCCCAGCCTCCCATCCGTCGAATCGTTGCGCAGCATCCAGCTGCAGATCCCCCTGCGCGTCTACAGCAGTGACGCCAAGCTGATTGCTGAGTTCGGCGAAATGCGGCGCTCGCCCATTGCCTTCGCCGACATCCCCGAGGATTTCATCGGCGCGCTGCTGTCCGCTGAGGATGATAACTTTGCCAATCATTATGGCGTCGACCTTAGCAGCCTGATGCGCGCTGCAACGCAAATCTTGAAAAGCGGGCAGATTCAATCCGGCGGCAGCACTATTACCATGCAGGTGGCGAAGAACTTTTTCCTCACCAGTGAGAAAAGTTTTTCGCGCAAGATCAATGAGATACTTCTAGCCCTGCAAATTGAGCGAGAGCTCAGTAAAGACGAAATTCTTGAACTTTATGTGAACAAGATTTACCTGGGCAATCGCGCCTATGGTATTGAGGCCGCCGCTCAGGTTTATTACGGCAAGTCCATTCGCGAGACCAGTCTTGCGCAAATGGCAATGATTGCCGGCCTGCCTAAAGCCCCTTCGCGGTTCAACCCCCTAGTCAACCCAGCCCGCTCGATGGAGCGCCGTGACTGGATTCTCGGACGGATGTACAGCCTTGGACGCATCGATAAGCAGCACTACGAAGAAGCGCTGGCCGAACCAATCAATGTCAGTTACCACGTGCCGACGCCAGAATTAGTCGCTCCTTATATTGCCGAAATGGCACGCGCGGAAATGGTCGGCCGCTACGGCAGCGAGGCGTACACCGAGGGATTCAACGTCACCACTACGGTGCCCAGCGACCTACAACAGGCTGCCAATAACGCGGTTCGTGAAGGGCTGATCAGTTACGACCAACGCCACGGTTATCGCGGCCCGGAAAGCCGCCTGCCGGGCATGACCAAAGAACATTGGCTGAGCGAGCTGAACAAACAGACATCTCTTGGCGGCCTGGAGCCGGCCATTGTCACGAGCGTTGAGAAAAGCGGCATCATGGTCCTGCTGCGTAACGGCGAGGAACACGCCGTGGCCTGGGACAGCATGAAATGGGCGCGCCCCTTCCTTAACACCAACAGCATTGGCCCACGACCACAGCAGCCTGCGGATGTGAGCCAGATCGGCGACCTGATCCGCGTGCAACGCCAAGCCGACGATAGCCTGCGCTTCGTGCAACTGCCCGCAGCGCAGAGCGCACTGGTATCGCTAGACCCCGACAATGGCGCAATTCGCGCGCTGGTCGGCGGTTTCTCCTTCGAGCAGAGTAACTACAACCGCGCCGTACAGGCCAAGCGGCAGCCGGGTTCAAGCTTCAAACCCTTTGTTTATAGCGCCGCGCTGGATAAAGGCTATACCGCCGCCACCCTAGTGAATGACGCGCCGATCGTGTTCGCTGAAGACCCCCAGTCGCAGGTCTGGAGGCCGAAGAATGACAACAACACCTTCCTCGGCCCGATCCGCCTGCGTGAAGCGCTGTACCGCTCACGTAACCTGGTTTCCATTCGCCTGCTGCAAGACCTCGGCATCGACAGCACCCTGAGCTATATCGAGCGCTTCGGCTTTGAGAAAAAGGACCTGCCGCCCAATCTATCCCTGGCCCTAGGCACCGCCAGCCTAACGCCAATGGAAATTGCCGAGGGCTGGAGTGTTTTTGCCAGCGGCGGCTACAAAACCGAGCCGTATCTGATTGAGCGGATCGAGGACCGCACCGGTAAGCAGCTGTTCAACGCCAACCCGGCGCAGACACCGGCAAGCGCTACCTTGCGAGCTGAGCGTGGCAACACCGAACAACTCAATGGCGATGAGCAAGCACTGCCTGAGCCAGTGCTTGCCGAGCAGATCATTGACGAGCGCACGGCTTACATCATGACCAGCCTGCTTCAGGACGTGATCAAGCGCGGCACCGGTCGTCGTGCCATGGCACTGGGTCGAGACGACCTGGCGGGCAAAACCGGCACCACCAACGAGTCGAAAGATAGCTGGTTCTCCGGCTATAACGCCGACTACATCACCACCGTCTGGGCCGGCTTCGATCAGCCGGAAAGCCTTGGTCGTAATGAATATGGCGGCACCGTGGCCCTGCCGATCTGGATGAGTTACATGGCCGCCGCATTGAAGGACAAGCCCAGCCACGTACTGCCAGAACCTGAAGGCATCCTGAGCCTGCGCATCGACCCTCACAGCGGCCGGGCAGCCACGCCCGATACACCGAATGCTTACTTCGAGCTGTTCAAGAGTGAAGACTCACCGCCACCCATGGGTGAGTTTGAGCCTGGCATGTATATCCCAGGCAGCCCACTGCCCGCCGATCAAGTCGCTCCGATCGACCTGTTCTAA
- a CDS encoding M48 family metalloprotease has product MMRIWLLLVLLQLAGCAVNPATGQSNFVMMSEQQELDLGRRYNQQILKENPRYADEKLQAYVQQVGERVAKYSHRSQLAYQFTVVDSPDINAFALPGGYIYIHRGLLAYLSSEAELAAVLGHEVGHVTARHSVQQQSQSTAWGLLGQAVAIGTGVGAAADVTGALGGAIVRGYGRDMELEADGLGAQYLARSGYDPQAMIEVVKVLKNQEDFARDQAAERGEAQPAGGYHGVFDTHPDNDRRLQQVLGPARALATGQQEVNREAFLKRLEGLPFGDSAETGVRRGQRFYHAPLNFTLAYPKGWTLINRPDALIGHTADQQAFIAMTLEANPQQLAPAQLLRQRAGNQRLVAGVELQQAGLQGYSAVIPGNAAKRVAIIQHGAQSYLFVAAVRGRAALESQDEQFLSVIKSFRPMSRAERKEAQPLRLHMVKVKSGQTLEALAKGSKLPGDTLKALRLLNNLYPSGQPRAGDWLKVVR; this is encoded by the coding sequence ATCATGCGTATATGGTTATTACTGGTGTTGCTGCAATTGGCCGGGTGCGCGGTTAATCCAGCCACTGGGCAAAGCAACTTCGTGATGATGAGCGAGCAGCAAGAGCTCGACCTCGGTCGCCGCTACAACCAGCAGATCCTCAAAGAAAACCCGCGTTACGCCGACGAAAAACTGCAGGCCTACGTACAGCAGGTCGGTGAGCGGGTGGCCAAGTACAGCCACCGTAGCCAGTTGGCCTATCAGTTCACCGTGGTCGACAGTCCGGATATCAACGCCTTTGCCTTGCCGGGCGGCTACATCTATATCCATCGCGGGCTGCTCGCCTATCTCAGTTCTGAGGCCGAGTTGGCGGCCGTGCTGGGCCATGAAGTGGGCCACGTAACTGCGCGGCACAGCGTTCAGCAGCAAAGCCAGTCCACCGCCTGGGGGCTGCTTGGTCAGGCCGTGGCAATTGGCACGGGCGTCGGTGCGGCCGCTGATGTCACCGGGGCATTGGGCGGCGCTATTGTGCGCGGCTATGGTCGTGACATGGAGCTTGAGGCGGACGGCCTGGGCGCGCAGTACTTGGCGCGCAGCGGTTATGACCCGCAGGCGATGATCGAAGTGGTCAAGGTGCTGAAAAACCAGGAAGACTTCGCGCGCGACCAGGCCGCGGAGCGCGGTGAGGCGCAGCCTGCCGGCGGTTATCACGGAGTTTTTGATACACACCCGGATAACGACCGCCGCCTGCAACAGGTGCTGGGTCCGGCGCGTGCCTTGGCCACTGGCCAGCAGGAGGTTAATCGCGAAGCCTTTCTCAAGCGCCTGGAAGGTTTGCCTTTTGGTGACTCCGCTGAAACCGGTGTACGTCGTGGTCAGCGTTTCTACCATGCGCCGCTGAACTTTACCCTGGCTTACCCAAAGGGCTGGACGCTGATCAATCGCCCGGACGCGCTGATCGGGCATACCGCCGATCAGCAGGCGTTTATCGCGATGACGCTGGAAGCTAACCCGCAGCAGCTAGCGCCCGCGCAGTTGCTCCGCCAGCGCGCGGGCAATCAGCGCCTGGTGGCAGGCGTCGAGTTACAGCAGGCCGGTCTACAGGGCTACAGCGCGGTAATTCCGGGTAACGCGGCCAAGCGCGTGGCGATCATTCAGCACGGCGCACAGTCATATTTGTTTGTTGCGGCGGTGCGTGGGCGGGCCGCGCTGGAAAGCCAGGATGAGCAGTTTTTAAGCGTGATCAAAAGCTTTCGGCCGATGAGCCGTGCCGAGCGTAAAGAGGCGCAGCCGTTGCGCTTGCACATGGTCAAGGTCAAGTCCGGGCAAACCCTTGAGGCGCTGGCCAAAGGCAGTAAATTGCCGGGTGATACGCTGAAGGCGCTGCGCTTGTTGAATAACCTCTATCCGTCAGGTCAGCCGCGTGCGGGCGATTGGCTGAAGGTCGTGCGCTAG
- a CDS encoding malic enzyme-like NAD(P)-binding protein, with the protein MSDLKTAALEYHAKPRPGKLSVELTKPTATARDLALAYSPGVAEPVREIARDPELAYRYTGKGNLVAVISDGTAILGLGDLGPLASKPVMEGKGVLFKRFAGIDVFDIEVESESPQAFIDTVRRISITFGGINLEDIKAPECFEIERTLIEQCDIPVFHDDQHGTAIVTAAGMLNALEIAGKTLPEAKVVCLGAGAAAISCMRLLVSMGAKVENIFMIDRKGVIHAGRDDLNQYKAVFASETSKRTLSDALEGADVFVGLSGANLLAPADLKRMAANPIVFACSNPDPEIKPELAHEVRDDVIMATGRSDYPNQVNNVLGFPFIFRGALDVRATRINEEMKIAAALALRDLAKLPVPQEVCDAYGGISLSFGREYIIPKPMDPRLITVVCDAVAKAAIESGVATLPYPKNYPLQSVNDVFNG; encoded by the coding sequence ATGTCTGATTTGAAAACAGCCGCTCTCGAGTATCACGCTAAGCCCCGCCCGGGTAAGCTGAGTGTCGAGTTAACCAAGCCCACCGCAACCGCACGCGACCTGGCTCTGGCTTATAGCCCGGGCGTCGCTGAGCCTGTGCGCGAAATCGCGCGTGATCCGGAGTTGGCGTATCGCTACACCGGCAAAGGCAACCTGGTGGCAGTCATTTCTGACGGTACCGCGATTCTCGGTCTCGGTGACCTCGGTCCGTTGGCGTCCAAGCCGGTTATGGAAGGTAAAGGCGTGCTATTCAAGCGCTTTGCCGGTATCGACGTATTCGACATCGAAGTCGAGTCCGAGAGCCCGCAGGCTTTTATCGACACCGTGCGCCGTATCTCCATCACCTTCGGCGGTATCAACCTGGAAGACATCAAGGCACCTGAGTGCTTTGAAATTGAACGCACGCTGATCGAACAGTGCGATATTCCGGTGTTCCACGATGACCAGCACGGCACTGCGATCGTGACTGCTGCGGGTATGCTCAATGCGCTGGAAATCGCCGGCAAAACCCTGCCAGAAGCCAAGGTTGTGTGCCTGGGGGCTGGCGCTGCCGCGATCTCTTGCATGCGCTTGCTGGTGAGCATGGGGGCCAAGGTTGAGAACATCTTTATGATCGACCGCAAAGGCGTGATCCACGCCGGCCGTGACGATCTGAACCAGTACAAGGCGGTATTCGCCAGCGAAACCAGCAAACGAACCCTGTCTGACGCGCTGGAAGGCGCTGATGTGTTCGTCGGGCTGTCCGGTGCCAACCTGCTGGCGCCTGCCGACCTCAAGCGCATGGCTGCCAACCCAATCGTCTTCGCCTGCTCCAACCCGGATCCGGAAATCAAGCCGGAGCTGGCCCATGAAGTGCGTGATGACGTGATCATGGCCACCGGTCGTTCCGATTACCCGAACCAGGTCAACAACGTACTGGGCTTCCCGTTTATCTTCCGTGGTGCTCTGGACGTTCGCGCGACCCGCATCAACGAAGAAATGAAGATCGCTGCGGCCCTGGCCCTGCGTGATCTGGCCAAGCTGCCGGTGCCGCAGGAAGTCTGTGACGCTTACGGCGGCATCTCCCTGTCGTTCGGTCGTGAGTACATCATTCCGAAGCCAATGGACCCACGCCTGATCACTGTGGTCTGCGATGCGGTTGCCAAGGCGGCGATTGAAAGTGGTGTGGCGACGCTGCCCTATCCGAAGAACTACCCGTTGCAGTCGGTTAATGACGTGTTCAACGGCTAA